The window TATAACATCTGTGCAGATATTAGCAGTGGCTCTTTAAATAGCATTTATATTCAAATCTGAAgagaaaaagctgtttttattccctCAAGACAATGTGAAAAACTGTGTACTGTGTTAGTCTGTATAAATGCCAGCATATTCATGTtccaaaaaacttttttttatatttccaaaaaaaacatttgaaaaaaaaacatttacaagcaGTGACCAGATCCTGGTCAGTAAAACCAGTTATAACCATAACATAACATGTGGTGTTATACAGTGGTGAAATGTTACTAAGTAACTTTAGTTAAGTACTGTGCTTAAGTACAATTTCAGCTGCTCatactttactttattatttctatGTTATGCTGCTTTATaactttatttcattgtatttcaaAGGGGTAATGATGCACTTGttgctccactacatttatgtCACAACTGAAATActtagtacttttacttcaataGATTTTTGAATGCAGGAGTTCTAAGCTTATTGTAATGGAGTATATCAGTGCTGTTACTTTTATAGGCTACTTACTTCTTCCACTATTATGATAGTTgatatcatattataataagcaacttattattgttgttgttgcaatattgtggaaaaatactttttcagtcttttggAAACGTATTTACTCCTTattagattatttatttatttatattattactttgaaatgtgtctgtagGCTACAAGctaaatttattattaataaatattattattactatttgaCATAAACTGTcatacagcaaaaataaaatgcatgaaacagaattaaaaaattattttttttatagtagTCTAACCACAGGGGTATACAGTAGTGAAAGCAGGCTGTGTGTGGGAATGCAGCAGTTATTATTTAGTGTTAAAACGCGGTAACAGCACAATGCTgacccttcctcctcccccgccTCAGCGCTGTTAACCGGCTGACAGCGTCTGCTCTGCAGGTGCGCGGGGCGGTAATCCCATCCCGCTGCTTTAAGGTGATAAATGAACGACAAAGCTCCGGAGCCGGTTTGTTCTCAGGGCTCCGCGCGCCACGCAGGTGAGCGGAGGAGCTCAGAGTGCGAGCTCTCTTGTTTGACGTCTCCATGGAGACCGCCCGAGCGGCGCCAGGCTGACAGGCGTCAAGGCTCGGATGAATGGGTGACGTCACCGCGCTGGCGCCTGCCAGTCTGCTCGGGCTTGTTTGGACAATCTGGGGGGAAGATTCAGAACAGGGCGATGTGATCTGAGTGTGCACACAAGGCTGAGCACACACTGCAGAAACATGTGAAGGAATCCgtgaagctgctgctcacaCTGGGCTTCCTTCAGCACACAGATGCAGGAAAAAGATTCTGTGCTCCGAGAAAAATGCAGTTTGAGAACATAAAGAAAGCTCTGAGCTCGAAGGCAGAGATTTTGTCCAGGGAGCAGTGGTGTGGGAATGACTGCGCAGCATGTTTTCCAAAACGATCAACAGTCTGCCCTCAGATGGTAATGTTATTAGACTAATGGTCTGATAAATTGAATAAGCTGCTAATCTCTTTTGTAACTGAATTCCACGCAGTTCACAAAAAGGGTTTATAACAAACCTCGTCATCTTGAACTAATTTAAGTTAATAAAAAGTGAATCTTTTCCCAGAATTGTTTGGCCTCTCTATGTAATCAGTTGTCTAACTTTACTGTACTATTGTCGCCAACATCTGCAGCGCCACCAACAATTGTGAGAGGCAAATCTGGGGCACTGTGGTAACCTAATTATCATTAGCCATTCATCCTATTCATCCTGTCCCATCCTACACACATTCTCACAGTACATACCCAGGCATTCACCACCCCTTGACTGTCCCCAGGCAATCTACACCTGCAGAGTCCCCAAGCCATGGACAGCTGGATTCCCACATATTACCAATAAAAGACAcacatttgtttccatttgtaACGCCATCCCTCAAACAGATTGTAAATCCCGATAACCAGGCGAGCGCAATCATTGGCTGAGAGTGAGGTTGTGGACCGACCCATCAATACAAACGTAGCAATGTGATTGGCTAACCGCCTTCAAACAGGAGCTTTCGGACACGCCCCCTGCTCCTGCACTGCTATAAACCGGAGGAGGTTTGCCCATGTGGATGTTGCAAACTGTCAACATTCCCTTGCTCACATCTCCAAGAGGAGTAGAAACGCCGTTGCTCAACTATTTCTTTTTCCTCGTCATCCTTGGAAACTACACCTTATACACTAATCAAGATGAAGGTTGTCGGATCTACCTGCGCCCTGAAGAGCAAGGTCGGCGGAGAGGACGTGGTGCGCTGCCTGTCCGATCAGAGCCTGACCATCTCCAAGTGCAAGATCCCGCTTCTGGACGAGCAGATGACCGTCTTTCTGCAGGACATGAACAGCTGCTACAGCAAGCTGAAAGAGCTCGTGCCCACCCTGCCCACTAACAAGAAGGCCAGCAAAGTGGAGATCCTGCAGCACGTAATCGATTACATCTGGGACCTGCAGGTCGAGCTGGACGAGCCGGAGAAGAGCCGCCAGCACTCCGCCGGCAACGTCCCCCGCACACCGCTGACCACCCTGAACGCAGAGATCGCCAGCATCTCAGTGGAGGTAAATATCTCTTCATATCCACTGCTATATTCTCACAGGGCAGTTCACTGTGCCACTGAGGTGCGTGCACCCCTGTaacatgtttttgatatttcattATGCGTGCGTAAAAGTTTCTTTGGCGTACCAGATTGCTTGTGACTGCTTTGCATCCTCCCAGAGCAAATGAACTAATCgcccttctcttctctttccccGCAGAATGGATGCTCAGATGACAGGATTATGTGCCGTTAAGAGCTCGTGGAGCATTGCACCATGACCCCACAGGGAGCACCGCCAAGAACGAACAAGGCTACATGATGTGACTTCTCGACCACATCAATAAAAAACCTTGAACTGTGTAGGGACGTTTCAAACTCCCAATGCTAGAAAAATAACGTTGTGTGGACATCCTCCGGCGGCGAGGATCTCTGCCGCTCACGACTCTCGATTCATCCGAGGGTCCTGAGAGAAGAAGACCGGTAGTGTCCAGATAGAGACTGGGTTAGCCGGAGGACCAAGACGAGTTCAGTGCAGCCAGCAGCCGCTTGTTGCTTGTAGAGTTTCTAAAGAAAACTAATGTTTCTGTCACGCTCTTTGTATCTTGTGTAAACCATGTAGAGAATTCAAcgttttgtaaaagaaaaaaagtaaatttctCAGATTCCTGAGCGACAAACTGTATTGTATATTACAATGCCTCATTATGTGAAGATATTGTTTTCTTACAATGTACCTTAttggtgtttttattaaaacaagacAATTATTTTTGAACAAGAATtccactgtgtcactgtgtttgtgtgtgtaagagagaggagagggagaaaaggagtcAGAGTAAAGTGTAGTATCACATCATATAGCTGGGAGGTTTCACTGCTGATTACTTTACATATACCACAGCTGGGATATAGTCTTGTAAGACAACACTTGGGTGGTTATTATGGGCTGTTATGGCCTTATTACCATTGTGATTAATCGCAGGCCTTCCTATACATCTGAATAGCTTATCTTGTAGCTGAGTACTAGGAGAGTGTAAAGTGGTCGTCACTAAAAAAAAGTGCTACACCAAGAAAGGGCTGTTAAGTCATTCAGGTAACATAAAACCAAAGCTGGTGGTCAACATAATGGCTCACAGCCAGTTAAATTGGTAATTTGCCTCTCTATGGGTCATTAACGTATCACATTACAAGAGGAAGTCTCCCTTTAAATCGTCAGGTCGACAGATCTtggcaaataaacacagagttTGAATTAAAGTTTAAGAGAAAATCGTcgtcattacttttttttcccaagagGACTTAAGATTCTTCTTGTATCCAACACATTTATTCAGATAGATAGAATTATGTAAGATGGTTTACTaggaatgaaaaatatgaaataaataagataaaagtttgtttcacttcataAAACATCCATTTAAATGTGGTGTTTCAATATGTAACGGTGTAAATCAACAGTTTTCTAGTTTCGCCGGCACTGCAGGGGTTAAAATTGCTTTGGCGAGGCGACTCGTTATAAGATTTATTCTGTCTCCCTGGTGCAATGTTTTTCCCATTTCCCTGCGGTGCGATGCGCACAGCTGCAGCCCCGGCGTGGccagtgtgtgattgtgtttgtgtgatagCTTTGTGCCAAGGGCAGGGGAGGGCGGCGGGGCCCAGACTGAGCGGCGCCTCGGCACACCTGGGGAAGTTCAGGTTAAATAGCTCCACATTCCTCAACACACAGCTGATTGAAACATTAACAAACAGTAATCCACGGGCCAGGCCGCAGATGGGCCGGGAACCACGCCAACACtccgagagggagagagagagagagagagttgctCTCGGGTAGAGATTCCCACAGTACAGTCGTATGTTATAAGTTTGCTATTAATATATacacttgacttttttttagaaACCTACTCTGCTTGAGCCGTTAGGGAAGTGTCAATAAGTGTTTAAACAAAACTGTCTAACATATCAAAACtcctcactgttttctttcatacTGCTAAATCATAATAGTCTTTCTTCTTTGAACTCTTAATCACTTGTAATTATCTATAAGGCAGATACAAATCTCTTACGTAATCTGGTTGAGctgtggagaaaatgaagacCAGGCTATGCTGGTCTTCACAATAAATCTGTTCTCGactaaaaaatgtatttataaccATTATTTTATCACTCTATAACCATTTAAtccaatttatatttttttcattccaaatgattgttattattgtaatcCCTGTCCATAAACATGAGTCAAGCCTCTAGTCCATCAGGCATGTAGTTAGCGCCCTCTGGTGACCATATAATGAACTGCAGAGTAAAAAGCTTGTgtatcagctgctgtgtgaggCGATGGAGATGCTGGAGACATTAGTAGACAACAGCGCCGCCTTCTGGTACAGTTCATACTGTATGGTGTTTGGTACTGTACTACATTACTGCATTAACATTTGTTATTAAATGAATATTCATCATTCAAACACTTGTACTTAAGCTTTACTTTAGCTTCATACTTATACTCAGAGAAAATATTACACTTTCTAGTCCATTATGTTTTCGTGACAACTGAATTactttacatacaaaacatgacCATCCAAAGGATATGATAGACTGTTAGATATACAGCATTAAAattcagtaataataatctaatcATACAGAATGTAACCACACTAccacatttttttctaaacatttcCCACTAAAGCTCCAGTATGGTATTTATACTGTATTCAGTGGTGTGCAGTGACTTTTACATACAGACTAGCTGCACTACACCAATGCCACACATATGGACCAGTCTGAAACATACCTTTTGatgacagtagcagcagcagggctgCAGGCTGTTCTGTCTCATGATTTTGTGCcgcctgtctttcctgtgctgaaatctctctcctgcatcttgcttctctctgtctggaCATCTCCACCTTtctccttcctggctgaagaagTTTTAGGATTATTTTCTGAACTGTCAGTTAACACATCAAATTTACAGTATTGAGGAAAAATATCACTTATATGGCAATCTTCAACATATTCACCATTAACTGACATTGACTCACTCCAGTCACATTGCAGAATCTTGTATTTTCCAGTCTCAGCATTGTTAACGTTTCTCGGCTCATAGTTGAAGTACAGCTGAGACGTGGGAACTTGGGTCTTGAGGAGTCGTAGTATTTACTTTCTTACAAACTAAAGTACATGGCACTGTACTGTACGTTCACGGCTatactgctaactgctaactaacTAACCCTCTGCTCCAGTTAGTAtcaccgctctctctctctctctctctctctctagctctttacacacactgaatacGTACTGATCTATTCCTGAAAGGAGCCACGCTCTTACTGTgacaatattctgtctcaaacttaCTGCAGATCCTGCACAGATATGATAAATCAGTCATTTGATCGTTTACTTGCTGCTAATTCCTCTTGAGGCTTAATGCGGAAGTTTTTTTCCAGACCCCTGCGCATGCGTATTAGGCctgcaatatcataactgataaGTCATTACCAACTCTAATGGTCTTTAATGGCTGGAacataaactgtatataaaaggGCTGCAAGTCAAGCTAGCTTTCAGGGTCAAtaccctgctgccaccacaagtGGGCAGTAAATTGCATAATGAATGCAGGCAGGCATCAGGTTCTTTATGGCAGTGGGTCTCAAAGTGGGGTACAGGGACCCTCAGGGGTCCTTCAGGGGGTTCCTGGGGCCCTTGGCAAAAAACTTTTTACTATAATTCCAttcataagtaacacaatgacagaaagtATTACTTTTTTGGTCATGGGCTCCAAAtgctttctgtaataaaacctCTAACAACTTGCCCTGGCGGCACATCACTGCTGTACTTACatttttgaggtacttgtatttTGAGTATTTCAATGCGATGGTACTTTATACCTCTACTCAATATATTCcaaagggaaatattgttcTCTTGACTCCACTGCATTCATTTCACAGCTGcacttactgtatataaagtagttaaaactaaCTCCACTTCAAAAAGCTACAACATGAAAATCAGCAttgacataataatgtcatatatgatgATACATGAGTCACAAGGAAGAATGAGTAGTTTTTCTTCTGATCATTTAAGTAAATTCTGCTAATTACACATCTGTACTTCTACTAGCACAGATTTTAGAAGACAGGACAATTGTAATTTTACAGTGTGCTAACTAAAATACCTCAGAATACTGTATCACATCTCTTCACAAGTAGTTATATACAGTTGGATCACtactttaatctatttttacTGAAGGATGTGAATTGTTCTTCCATCACTGTCTGTGCGTGCACTCGTTTAGATGTTAGTGCctcatactgtgtgtgtcttacaaTAACCTGAAAGAAGCTATTGTATCTAAGCCTTTCTCCAATACTAAGCAAGGAGTAATATTGAATGATTTTCTTCTGACAGAAGAATATTAGATCTAAAAATGGAAGTGGATTATTCCTTCATAACCTGACAAGCTGCAGTAGCGctcatctgttttgtttgatcaGAAATGATTATTACGTCTATATATACTGGCTGATATTAACTGTTACCAGACTGAGAACTGAGTAAATTACATGCATGCATCACTGCTCATAATCAGTCAGTATATAATTAGAGAATCACAGTCAAGAGTGTTTAAATAGAAATTTGTATTTACATCAATATcaacatcaaaagaaaaaaaatctgtaatatACATCCTGTAAAATGACAGCTTATCTTACCtccacacaaagaaaacaaaaacaaaccaaatgatCTCTTGCCTCTTTTTGCACTTCATTCAAACTCTACAAAGTTCCATTTTCCTGAAGTAACAAAATCTGGACATAAAATGAAGTTGTTTCCTGAAAAATAGAAGAGAAATTGATATGTCTTCAAGTGGATTTCATTCCATTGGTATTTCTCTTTCACAGCAaaacatgctttgtttttttctggatgtAAAAACTTTCTGCTGTGGGACTGAGACCTTCCAGTCCTCTTTGCCCTGCACTGATAGCTGATACACTTACAGTACATAACCATCATATGCTATTACAGATCAATGATATGTACCCATTTACCATCAGAATAATATAacacatatcataaaaaatgtacacCAGAAACCTCAGAAACTatacagagatgtggaaaaatatCTTTGGATCGCGCATGTTGAAAAGGTAGATTCAGCGGGTTGAGAATAACAGTCAAAAGAAGATGCTGTGAATAAAATACACTCGACAGACAAAGCTGGTGGTAGGAAGAGAACTCTGCTAGGACCAGGCCTGTTGGTGAACTGAAGGGTGTTTTCCCGTCCTCACTGTActgcgcgcacgcacacacacacacacacacacacacacacacacacacacgcacacacacacgcagacacacgcagacacacgcagacacacgcagacacacgcagacacacacagacacacacagacacacacagacacacacagacacacgcacacgcagacacacacaccgcaacaaaacaacaagttTACGTAATCAACTGTCCTGACAGAATTCGCCGTCACCACACTCTAATAAAACCTCTGACGGTGTGAAAGCTCAAACCTTCAACTCATCAGATCCTCGTCACAAGTAAAAAGTGCCACtctaaaacatgaaatacacgACTTCTgggaaaatttaaaaatacagcattaagaaaatgtcaaaacagaggaaggaaaaccCAAAACACACCTGCAATATTTGcaacggcaaaaaaaaaaaaaaagaaaaaaagaaaaaagaagcaaaacaaccaAATCAGTATTGACCTATGGGACACAAAAATACAACCAGGTCTCATACTTTGTGCAATAATGGGCCTTTAAAAAGCATGTCTGATATATTTTGTAGGATATTTACAATTCATATTCACAGAGGACATTTGAGACATCTAATACTGCAGTACCATTTGTTTGCTTAGAACAGGGTAATGATGCTCAGTTACAGTCTAAAGCATAGAGGCTAGAGTTATTGCTCCAATCTGCATAACATAGTAAACTGTGCTTATAGCTTCCAATGACTTTAAGAATGAGGCGCATCCAAAGgataagaaagaaataaaagaaagaaacccaTTGTTGTGAAGGCATTGAATCTCTAATAAGGCTGTAATGATGAAGAAATATTGCATCAATCTTTATTCCACACAGAAGCCTCCAGGTAAAGTGCAGCCACAGCCAGTTGTACCGTAGTCCCGTTCTGCAGCCTTACCGTGACGCTGAATACTGCCCGACAGCTCCGGGTCAttcatgtgaacacacacaaacatgcgcgcacacacacacgcccacacgcatacgcgcgcacacacatacacacatacacacacacacacacacacacacacacacacacacacacacacacacacacacacacacacacacacacacacacacacacacacacacacaggtattttgtgtttgtgcataacCTAAATAGAGTTCGGCTACAGCATGTGAGGCTTCAGTTGGTGATGAAACCTGATGCATGCTCGTCCTTGTAGCCAACTTCCTCCACAATGAGCAGTGCGATGTGTCGagtctcctgtgtcacattttaCGCTGGAgaactactgtgtgtgtgtttgtgtaagtcCAGCTCTTCTCCTGGCCCAGGCTGCTCTGCCACAGATGAAAGGCTCCAGATTCTGCTGTCAGCCACAGGTCGTCAACAGTACTTCTGCAGAGATAGAAAAAAAGGTTGGACGCGTTAACCTTTCTACCAGTTATAATAGAATGTCTATATCTCTCTACAGAGTTTTAAAACCTCAGCCGAGTCTCTTGTAAGGCCACTAAACTCCCATGTGTCAAACAATTAACTACCTGATCAGGTCCCATTGGCATTCTACCCATTCCCATGGGGTTCATGCCCATTTGGCCTTGCATCTGTCCTTGCATCTGTCCTGGCATTTGGCTCATCTGTCCTGCACCGGCCCCGCTGACTGGCCCAGGTCCACCCATGGAGCTGTTCATCATCATGGGCCCAAACTGGCCCTGGTTACCCTGCTGGGGGAACTGTTGCTGGGGGTATGAGCTGGAAGACCAGAAAAATAAGTTTTGACATCAGCCATTTACCACTTTAACCTAAAGAAATATTACACATGGACAAGACTCTTATGGGTGATAAGTTACTGCTCAAAGAAGCCTGCTGTTGCATACTTGCTGCGTGGCATGCCGCCCTGTGGCCAGCCCTTCATGTCTCCAGACGGGTACATGGGCCCTCCCTGTGGGTTTCCCTGCATCCCTGGCATCATTGCGGTCTGAGGGGGGCCACCCATTCGTCCTTGCATCATGTTTCCTGGAGGGCTGCTGCCTCGAGCCATGAATGATGGGTCCCCCTGCTGGTTCATCCCTGCAAGTTCAAcgacaataacaacaaaagaacAGTCATGAGTGTGAAACTTGACCATCCAGGAGGAAACGATACAGTCAGCCAACTCTGTTTCAGTCAACTCACCATAGTTACCTCCATAGTTGAAACCCTGCTGTCCAGGTTGGTTCAAGGGGGGGCCTCCCATGGGGCTGTCCATGCCTGCTGGTGCAGTGACATTTGGAGGAGGACTGAAGCCTCCAGCTGCCCCCTGcccctgctgctgttgctgttgcatcagcatcatcatccgCTGCCTCCTCATCTGCATGGTCATCATCTCCCTGCTGCGCTGAGCCATCATCTGTGCGTTTAGGAAACCAGGCTGCGGAGAAACATTAATAATTTCACCTTAATTCGTCAAATGGTGACATGACTCGCTTTATTAAAAATGGCAAGTGAATGCACATTATATAAGACGTGAGGAAGTGCTGACTACATACCTGACCACCCATGGCTGCAGGCTGCATGCCTGGCTGCATGCCAGGTTGCATGCCTGGACGCATGGCAGGGTTTCCTCCAGGGGCATTTTCCATCTTCATGCCTTGTCGGGTCTGGTTCATAAACTGTCGGATGATACAGGATAAAGTTCATTatgacagtttgtttattttgatgttcATTATTAACATAAGTCAAAAAGCTACCCACTCCCCCAAACAAACAAGGTGACCTGCCCTATTTTCTACATAACGATATTAAGGTCACCTTTAGGTTAAATATGATCTGAATTGTGTGCTCACCTGCTGCCCTTGCAGTCTCTGCTGTAGCTGCAGTCGGAGAGGCTTGGTGGCCAACATGCGAGGTCTCATCATGTTTGCGCGGGGGTTGCCCATGCCACCCATACCCACCATGCCAGGGAAGCCTCCCGTTTGGCCCATCTGATTCATCATGGGGTTGAAGCCTCCCGGAGACTGACCTTGCATCGTGTTGCCGCCATAACCGGACTGCATGCCCATGGAGGGGGGCCCTGGGGGCCCAGGGTAGCCCTGGCCATACATGGGTTTTTGGTCTATGCCTATGGAGGAGTCTGGCCCTGGGAAAGGCTCTGATGGTGGGCactgaccctgaccttgatCCTGGCCCTGCTGGTGACCTTCAGGTCCCTGGGTCTAGGGTACAGAGAAGCTGCATGTAATGCTAGTTTGGACTGCATCAATCGTAATGCAATATTAACACATGGTTGGCTAAGGGTAATTGATTTAGCTGCTGCCACAGAACATACAttaaacacatatatacattaaaCAGCCACATCAGAATCACATGTACTACATCAGGCTTACAGATTAGGCAACAAGAAGCTGAAAAACTGGAAGCTGAATAGCATTAGTGCAAGCTAACATTCAAGTTGAAGACTTTCAATGAGCCCAAATTCACATCACATCTAATTAGAGGagctaaaataaatgtatgctGTGATGTAAGACCACTCTCTCAGCatctgaaccttttttttttcaccaactTTGTATTTACTTAAATAGAGAAAGCAACAAGCACTTTATGTcgtaatattgtttttatacctCTCACTTTATTCAATAATCACTGTGTAATTTAGAATTAGTGAAGTTACTGAACCACTGACATTCATTTGTGGCTGTAGTGCCAACACTGGTGATGTGTAATCATCTCCTGTTAAACAAAATGAGTGCGATACATAATTTATACTGTAGCGTGTCCTGTACCTGGCCCACTATTTCAGGGATGCCTAGGGCTCGATCTATTTCCTGTAGAGCAATGACATCTGCAGTGTTGAGCAGAGAGTCCAGCTGGTCCAGAAGTGCTCGTTCATCACTCGGGCCGTCGCTGTTGGCCAGGGGTCCCAGCAGCTCATCCAGGGGGTGTGCAAACTGTTCCCTAAACCAACAAATGACCCAGATGTTTAGTTGCTTCAAAGAAAGGAGACTGTGATTAATGTCAACTTCTGAATTCAGCTTGAGGTCTAGAAAGTTGGAAAAATGAAGCGGGATAGGGTTGTGTACCTGTTTGTGTTACTCTGTGGTCTGTCCATTCCTATGGCAGAGTCTGGCCAGGAGGGCGACTGAGGTGGTGGTCCATGTCCACCAAATGGGCTCATACTCATATTGGCTTCATTGGTACCTGCAGATGCATTCAGAGAGGAGTCTAATTCACATATCTACTTTGCTTCATCATATTTGGCACCAAGTAGGTAAAAGCAGAGTCATGTGACATACCCATCTCCATGAGTTGCTGCTGCAGCATAGACCTGGTGTTTGCAGGTACACTATTGGAGCGGTTGATCATGGGTCCTCCCATTGGGCCAGAGCGACCCATGCCTGGGTGACCTGGTCCGGCCGCAGGGCTGCCACTGGGCCTCGTCATCCCCCACTCCCCTGGTCCTGCCATGGGAGGGCGCTGGGGCATTCCCATACCTCTGCCCATAcctcctgaaaaacacaaatcccATTCCCATTGAGCATTTCATCAGTACACTTAGCCACACAGTGAAAACTGGACCCTAAGCTTCTGGAGTTCcattaaaaaattaaagtaGGTAGTACTTAGAAAACAAATATCCCCATGCTGTCGATTCTGTGGGACCCTGGTCTACAGTATATAGAAAGCCAGGCTGTCTTGGGCATGCGAAGAAATAAGTGTTTAAATTACTTGTTGGATTGCCTCTTGGTGGACAGAGACCCATGCCTCCAGGAAAGCCATTGGGTACGACCCCAGGGCGGATCGGAGCATCCATGTTCTCCTGTTTGACCAATGTGGGACAGGGGACATTCCTTCTCATGGCCAGCCCACCTCCTACTGCTCCTTCTACACCCATGGGCTTGGCGTCCATGGACAAGGCTCTTTGATAGACACCACGCTGAGCTGGAGGCATGGGGCCTTTCTCCccatctgaaacacacacagtaccaAGGAGAGCGTAAATACCTTCACACATTTGGGTTCTCAGATTCGAAACAACGGGTGCTACATGAACGTCCATGGTGTGATACCTAATGCAATACTTAACAATGCATAAACATTTTTGCAGTccagtgtttcatttgatgATAGTTTAGATTTTAATCACTGACTTACCATGTAAATTGTCAGGcatgtttccttgtttgtttgcaACTTCCTTCCCTGCTCTGGAGTCTGGTTCAGGGTAGAACCCAGAGTTGTTCCTTGGGACACCGAGAATGGTCTCCAGGGTCTCCGTCtgaaccacagagacacaagaaAGATTAGAATACCATGTTCTAGTGTTCTaacaatttgtttttccttgttgggaaaaaaaaaaaaaaaaaaaaaaaaacttgcctCATCAGATGGCTCCAACTTGACTTTTCCATCCATACAGTGGGTGTCAGAGCTGGTGACCCCTGCCCCCTGAGCTCCTCtcccctccagctcctccagctttGGCTTGATATCACCACCTTCTTTAGAGTCGTCCTTATTGAGGAGATAGTGAAGGAGGGCGTGAGGCTTCTCCTTCTTGGGGCTGTGCTGCTCCTGTTTTGATTCGGATCCCCTAACTCCTCCAGGGGCTGCAGGTCCAGGATCTGAATCCAAGCTGCTCTTTCCAGTGGCCTCAGCTGTGATGCGCGCCACCTCATCGGGAGTGTTCCCGTTCTGGAGGAGCTTGTGGAGGATCTTGTGCTTCTCCTGCAGAGACTGACTTGTTAAGTGTCCTGTGCCAGCAGAGGAGGA is drawn from Seriola aureovittata isolate HTS-2021-v1 ecotype China chromosome 2, ASM2101889v1, whole genome shotgun sequence and contains these coding sequences:
- the ncoa3 gene encoding nuclear receptor coactivator 3 isoform X2, giving the protein MSGVGDNSLEPLCSDRKRKLSTCDTPGLGCDKRRREQESKYIEELAELISANLSNIDSFNVKPDKCAILKETVRQIRQIKEQGKSSCSDDDVQKADVSSTGQGVIDKDHLGPLLLQALDGFLFVVNREGSIVFVSDNVTQYLQYKQEELINTSVYNIIHDEDREEFHKNLPKSNAPNGASWGGDAPRQKSHTFNCRMLVNFGHGQSHGLSEERPGGQRYETMQCFALTQPRAMMEEGEDLQSCMICVARRITAVERTERFSTRHELSGKLIEIEQHASLHTTMRPGWEDLVRRCMQMFLHRSEGQPWSYKRHYQDAFHNGHAETPLYRFSLSDGTPVTAQTRSDLCRNPNTNEPHSFLSTHLLQREQNGYRGNQGGGMRPQNMGVNNPNQQMNMGPGGGMGMNRGYGMAEQGNMPQRGMPPYAGGNRMNPMNQMNQMNPMNQMNPMHQMNNMGHMNQMNQMNSMHPMNSPMNSMNQLGPMNQMNQMNQMNQMGHHGMHQQQHQHQQMGQFHGGGGGPGGGGYGMGMTSPPQASPGINGPPHNVMGSPRVRGSPKMGASPFSPGGMNSPMSSSHPGNSGGGGGGTTFSSSSLNALQAISEGVGNPMPSPLTSPPPHKPDSSPSINSTNQSAGGPCKPGLPAYSDTKSPGSSLGAGGEQQSQPHPRTPTSEGPPDKPDSQASRETGPTGGESNRRVPDTKCHRKLLQLLTSPTDELVPPNHASNSGPSSTSEVKDGTVGVTSPSSSTGVSSSTGGSHGAVSSSAGTGHLTSQSLQEKHKILHKLLQNGNTPDEVARITAEATGKSSLDSDPGPAAPGGVRGSESKQEQHSPKKEKPHALLHYLLNKDDSKEGGDIKPKLEELEGRGAQGAGVTSSDTHCMDGKVKLEPSDETETLETILGVPRNNSGFYPEPDSRAGKEVANKQGNMPDNLHDGEKGPMPPAQRGVYQRALSMDAKPMGVEGAVGGGLAMRRNVPCPTLVKQENMDAPIRPGVVPNGFPGGMGLCPPRGNPTRGMGRGMGMPQRPPMAGPGEWGMTRPSGSPAAGPGHPGMGRSGPMGGPMINRSNSVPANTRSMLQQQLMEMGTNEANMSMSPFGGHGPPPQSPSWPDSAIGMDRPQSNTNREQFAHPLDELLGPLANSDGPSDERALLDQLDSLLNTADVIALQEIDRALGIPEIVGQTQGPEGHQQGQDQGQGQCPPSEPFPGPDSSIGIDQKPMYGQGYPGPPGPPSMGMQSGYGGNTMQGQSPGGFNPMMNQMGQTGGFPGMVGMGGMGNPRANMMRPRMLATKPLRLQLQQRLQGQQFMNQTRQGMKMENAPGGNPAMRPGMQPGMQPGMQPAAMGGQPGFLNAQMMAQRSREMMTMQMRRQRMMMLMQQQQQQGQGAAGGFSPPPNVTAPAGMDSPMGGPPLNQPGQQGFNYGGMNQQGDPSFMARGSSPPGNMMQGRMGGPPQTAMMPGMQGNPQGGPMYPSGDMKGWPQGGMPRSNSYPQQQFPQQGNQGQFGPMMMNSSMGGPGPVSGAGAGQMSQMPGQMQGQMQGQMGMNPMGMGRMPMGPDQKYC